A section of the Fibrobacter sp. UWB15 genome encodes:
- the rpsF gene encoding 30S ribosomal protein S6, with protein sequence MRQYETMVIIDAMISDDAIKAEIETIAANITKGNGEILRRDDWGKRKLAYSIKKRQHGFYVIFYYKAEAATVASVEAALKLNENVLRWMTLADYPMSEIVYDQTQTQSTEDIIPVDAEEGEAE encoded by the coding sequence ATGAGACAATACGAAACGATGGTGATCATCGACGCTATGATCTCTGACGACGCTATCAAGGCCGAAATCGAGACTATCGCCGCCAACATCACCAAAGGCAACGGCGAAATCCTCCGCCGCGACGATTGGGGCAAGCGCAAGCTCGCATACTCCATCAAGAAGCGCCAGCATGGCTTTTACGTGATCTTCTACTACAAGGCCGAAGCCGCTACGGTCGCCTCTGTGGAAGCCGCTCTCAAGCTGAACGAAAACGTTCTCCGCTGGATGACTCTCGCTGATTATCCGATGAGCGAAATTGTTTATGACCAAACTCAGACCCAGTCCACCGAAGATATCATCCCGGTTGACGCAGAAGAAGGGGAGGCTGAATAA